taaccaactaggcggaagtcgcaaccctagatcttgtataacttgaaaaacaaccaaaaccaaaaacattgtctcttagctttacaacTACAAGCGTTagcgtaaaagtagaagtagaagtagaaacaacatttgaaaatgtggaagtgtaatcttaggcacgtcatacattcacactaggtatatacctaatcccacatcaagctccctgtggaatcgaccccgactcgcgttgggtttttattattgcatcgatcgTCTCGCAACCgaaattagtggtgtgagtttgggcgatatCAGTCATGACACTAGGCTATGTTGCTTGGACTTTCAAATGCTACCATCATCGTGTTGAATCTTCAAAAAGTGCACTATTTTTGGAGGATTCGACACGCAGACATTTAGGTTCTAGGTAAATTTAGTTCATCAAAGAGAACAGGCAGGTCGATTGGCAGAGTTACTTAGAGTCTAGAAACAAAACTGCCCTCGACAGCCGGGGGGGTTTTCCAGCTTCAAGATAGAAGGGTGAGGGGCAAATAGCTTTCCTAATCAACCATTATCATAATCATAAGGTCAACCAAGAAATGCATTCGGCATTTGACAGCTTCTGCTACTTTCTAAACAGTTCTTGATAGTAATTATCAGTTAATGCAGAAATTCTCTATCTTAAGAATAAAATGCTACTAACCAGCACACACAAGTTCCATTCTAAGAAAACTGATTTAAGCATCTAAGAAACTATAAAAAGAGTCACATCTAAAAAGAGATTAAAATTACATATATGCATGGCCAAGTATGAAATGCTAAGAGCATCATCCAAATAACCAAAAGAACCTCATGAGATGTCCCAAGTTTCAATCTTAAGTCCAGGAACACAGAACAAGACAAAGGTACAAGCTTAAGCGTGCGCAGGACCTGCTCCATTAAAGTTCAACTTCATGTTGAGCTCAAAGCTAAGAATATCTTTACCTTGAAGAAATACACTTTAACGATTCCTTATGAAACTACCCATCGACTACTATTCAGTGCCAAGTTTTCCAAAATTTGCAGTTCAACTAGCAAAGACAGTGTCTAAGGGGAAATAGAGTAAAATTAAGTTAAATGTGTTCCAGTGATAATGAGTTTGACTTACAGAAGATAACAGATTAACAGATCTCATAATTGCAATACATATATAGCACTAGTCCCATCATAAGCTATATATAAAAATAGAAGTTCACAACTGATGTGTACTTAATATGGTATGGGAACATTCTCAAACAGATAGCTccatttttgaaatcaaaataccATCAGTATCTGCATAAAGCCACTCACCGTCACAGATTCTAGTCCCGGCAATGGTTATCGGAACATGCTTCTCTCCAATACCCTTCTTATTGGCTTTCATTGGATGTGGCGCCAGAGCTCTTACTCCGATATCACAACCATTGATTTCGTCCACATCTCTTACACAACCATTTACTACAATCCCAGCCCATCCGTTGTTTTGAGCTTGTACTACAGGGTTGCCACCCAAAATTGCACATCTCAGACTGCCGCCTCCGTCGACGACAAGAACTCTTCCATTACCTTTCTCCTCGAGAAACTCACGGACCAAAACATTGTCTTCAAATACTTTCAGAGTGACAACAGGTCCTGAGAAGACTTGGCGCCTGCCGTATATTTTGAAGATTGGCTGCAGTGCACGTAGTTCACCACTCACAATAAGCTGTGGGTTTGCATCACAAACTTCAGCAGTGGTAACCAAGGCCATCCTATGTAAAACACCTACAGGGAATAAAGGATAGATTTTGTTGTTACTCGTAAGAAAAGCTACCAGATTCCTTTTGTTCTGCATCACTCAACTAATCATTTTGCTTAATATCGAAAACAAGTAAGAATCAAACAAATGCTAGAATAAGAGAACAATGAATTTTTTACGCATTTTATGTAATGCTTAGATATTCAAGAAGATAGTCAAATTCACTTCTTTTAATCGGGCAAGAGAACATAGCAAAAGAAATCCATATGTTACGCTCTATACAGGATCTTGAATTTAAGAAACATCTAAACTAGATTACTTGGAGAAGTATTTCACCACACCCCATGTAACTGAAACATGTTGGGTTTCCATTTAGTAATTAGTTTATGCCACATCAGATGCAACAAGACTGATCTTGTCAGATTCAGGTTCATATTTGGAGTTAACTCTTGTTCTTTAACTTAAAAGGAGGATTTTCTTAAATCTTGGGTCTTAAACTTAAAAGGAGGTTAGGGTTTATATCTATCATCTTTAGCTGCAGAGCTCTCTGCTCTCTCATAAAGAAAATGGGAATGAACATTTAATTTTCCATGTATTAATTCAAGAAATATTAGGGATTTTTGGATAATGAAAATGGCATGCAAGATTTGCtaaaacaataatagaatcaatgGGTATTAGTACCACTGTGTTAAGGGGTAAGTATAGCGACTCTGGTTTAGAGTTGTTTGTGACTTATCTTAAGTCTAAGAGACTTAGCTCCACAAGTTTTAGCCAGAGAAAACCAAAGAATAAATCGAAGAAGTGGAACTTGGAGAAAGGACCTCACAGGACAAATATTACATGAGTAGACTCCATCTAATATCTGCAGTCCCAATTGAGGAAGTAGGAAGTTCGCAAAGACAACATTTTTGAGATTGTCATTACATTATTTTCTATGATACATAGGACTCCAGCAAAAACAATTAACTTACGGTGAAGAAGAAAAAGATCACAACAGCTAAAAATTACTCAATTAAAACTCACCAGATAGAGAAAACTGAACTACAAACAAGACTCTATCAATCACCACTCACCAGCACCATATTCTTCGCAATGAAAAAGGATTCTCACCTCTACGGGTAGTCTCAATCTTATTTTAGGGTTCCAAAGTTTATTTCTGTTAGCCAGCGTACTAATTTCACTGGTGCAAGCATCATTGAGACTCGATCACTTTTAACACAATCTGGTGCTACAATTTTTTCTTTAGGCTTCCAAGGCTTACTTATTTCAAGCCAATATTTATTATTGCGTAAGCATCGTAAAATTTGACCCCTTGGGTACAGTACAACACCATCTTTACTCTTCATTATCCTAATGATTATGTATATCTTTCCTGCCACATATACCAGTCCCTGATTTTGACTACCCCTTGTAACGAGTGCTTTCCATAGCATAGTCTTAAAGTGGTCATTGAACAAATAACATTATGCTGGTAGGCAGCAAAGAGTTTTTAAGAAATAAATGTTGGAATACGACCAGGGTTCAGATCCCAGTAAAGACAAAAATGCCCAAGTCTTGGAGGCACACTTACTACCCAGTAACTGTGCTGGAGGGAGGTAAAATAGTCAAGGTGCGCGAAAGCTGTCCCCTACACCATCAttataaaaaaggaaataaatgtTGGAATACAGGAGATAGCACATCATCAGCAAACAACATATCTGGAAACTAGCCTTTGTTTGTCTGTTCAATCACTAGATTGACAAATGAAGAAAGCAGTAGAATCTTTAGGCTTCTATAAGTCTATTCTAGGTGGGTTTTGAAGGGGTGTACGATGGGGAAAAGAATTCTGGAAACCCAAACCAAATGATAATGACTTTGATCATGCACTAATGGAAGCAGGGTGGATCTACATTAACAaggtaaaattaaaaataaaatcacCAAATCAAGCACTTGCATACTAATTATGATCATGCTATATAAACTCTTGATGTCAAAGTCCTCACCCCAAATTTGGTTCGATAATGACTGCTAATTTGTTAACCTGTGGGGACAGATAATAATCCAAATAATCTTGGTAGGTGAATTAAATTAAACATATCtaaaagaaaatcaaacatatTTATGACAATTCCAAACAACCCAATTTATAAAATCAAGTTAATTCTTGATCAATCTCACAAACAAGCACCATATTCATCATTTTACTCACAGCAACTGAAAATTTTCAAGAACCTTAGAACAATCAGCTAAAATGGCAAACATAAATAACAAACTTTAAATAACAAATTAAACCTGGGAGATGGGATTTGAAAACGAGGATGTTACCTAGATGTCTGCTGACTTGTTTGAAGCTGAGAGAGAGGTAGAGAAGAGATCTGGATCAGTAATAGATCTTTGCAACTGTATTTGTAACTATTTTTTTCCTCTAAATTAATCAGTGCATCCCACGTGCCTTCTTTTTAAGAAATCAGACTTTGTGGGAGTATATAATATTGGCTAAATATCAGACTTTTTGGATGTCTGTCTGAGTTTGAGCACAATCTTTTCAATAATTTATATTAAAGTTAAAAGTAAATGACTTGTCACCTTGAGGTTTTGGTACAAAAAGCAAAGTTATATAttattgttataagaaaaataaaattatggtGGATATGTACTCTtcttccatgatcttctcaaatgtttaatgacatatttttatgcttaatgacatattcaatgacatatttttcttcacttttcatgcccatataaaggtcttgtaatagataagaaaatacacacaattgaagaagaaaatctcttccttctctctatctccatttcttgttcatgttttactaaattgcttttatttcataacaacatttcttattcatgttttactaaattgcttttattttataacacgatatcagcacgaattgctcatttcatgatcttctacgtcaagactatgtaaattataagcagacaatgagatcaagtacaatgaaaaatgtcttggatgataatacaaagataaattttacatccatctaaacccattcatactttcatatctttgttttttttaattgtatccagtgaaataaagaactggaaaggtatgtctttatttgctacatctcttataggacaaaattaatattccaacgtatatatatgttctgaccgtTTACATACTATgttagataattattaaggtaatttagtaataatatttttaccatcacatgatgtatttcattgaaagcaaaattatcaaatatataGGCGATTTTACGgtaccttgcaaatttggcattcgaatatacaatcaatataaactcattatagttataatttataatagtcacggttatgcattaagccttaaatattttcagtgaaataaagaactggaaatGTATGCCTCTTATAGGACAAAATTAATAttccaacgtatatatatgttctgaccgtTTACATATTGTgttagataattattaaggtaatttagtaataatatttttaccatcacatgatgtatttcattgaaagcaaaattatcaaatatgtaggcgattttacggtaccttgcaaatttggcattcgaatatacaatcaatataaactcattatagttataatttataatagtcacggttatgcattaagccttaaatattttcagtgaaataaagaactggaaaggtatgCCTCTTATAGGACAAAATTAATAttccaacgtatatatatgttctgactgTTTACATATTGTgttagataattattaaggtaatttagtaataatatttttaccatcacatgatgtatttcattgaaagtaaaattatcaaatatgtaggcgattttacggtaccttgcaaatttggcattcgaatatacaatcaatataaactcattatagttataatttataatagtcacggttatgcattaagccttaaatattttcagtgaaataaagaactggaaaggtatatctttatttgctacatctcttataggaca
This region of Nicotiana tomentosiformis chromosome 4, ASM39032v3, whole genome shotgun sequence genomic DNA includes:
- the LOC104108616 gene encoding putative 4-hydroxy-4-methyl-2-oxoglutarate aldolase 2; the encoded protein is MALVTTAEVCDANPQLIVSGELRALQPIFKIYGRRQVFSGPVVTLKVFEDNVLVREFLEEKGNGRVLVVDGGGSLRCAILGGNPVVQAQNNGWAGIVVNGCVRDVDEINGCDIGVRALAPHPMKANKKGIGEKHVPITIAGTRICDGEWLYADTDGILISKMELSV